The uncultured Bacteroides sp. DNA segment ACCTAAACGATCTTTAAAATAGAAGATGCCTCCATACTGCTCATCCCAACCATATTTTACCATGGTCAAGGTGATGTCTTTAGCCTTTTCTATCAAGTCAGGACGATTCAGCCTCTTACCCAGATCCATGATAAACCACATGGCTTCAATGGAGTGACCGGGATTAACCAACCGTCCATCAAAAGTGTTGGATAACTGACCGTCGGTCGTTACATTTTCAATAATAATCCCCCCTAATTCAGGACGATAGAAGACATCCATCACTTCGTGTATGCATGTTTCGATAGTCTGCTTTAAGTAGTCTTCATCCAGTAGATGTTCAATCTCCAAGGCCAGATTACAAAGGATCATAGGCAATGCAAAATTCTTCAAATCACGTGTGCCCGGATGCAGCTTGTTCCACTTACCTTTCGGGTTCTCTACTTTCGAAAGGATAATTTCAAAGGTCTTCTTCGCAATATCTGCATATTCCTGATTACCCGTAGCAAGGCTCAATTGCCCAAAAGCCATTGTAGCAAAGGTATATGAAAAGATATTGTATGGCTCCACCAAGGGCCGTCCCTCTCTATCAAGAGAGAAGTACCAATTATAATTCCCATCATGACCAAATTTCTTCAGAAACTCTCCTCCCTGAACAGCACAGTCCAACCATTCTTTCCGCTTTTCCACTTTATTGTAAAGCATTGAGAACATCCAAACTTCACGCCCTTGCAACCACACAAACTTATCTGTGTCGAATACACTGCCGTCTCTGTCAAGGCAAGTGAAATAGCCTCCAAACTCTTTATCCTGAGAATTATTGAGCCAAAAAGGTAAGACTCCGTCAAGCAACTCAGTTTTGTACTGTGCCGCCAATTCTTTAAAAACCATCATTTAATTTGTATTTATACGATTAAGGTCGATTTATTTATTCCAATATTTTTCAATTTCTTCAAGAGACTTTCCGGTAGTCTCAGGTACAAACTTCCAGACGATCAGCATGTATGGGATACACATCACAGCAAACAGAATGAATGTTCCGGCGGGGGAAAGATTTTGGAGCATCCAGGGGGTTAACTGTCCGATGAGATAAGTACCCACCCATAAAGAAAATCCGGCTATAGACATGGCCAAGCCTCTTACCTTTATAGGATACATTTCTGATAATAACACCCATACCACTGCGCAAATGGATATGGCACAACAGAATATATAAAAGAGAAAGAATATTAATAAGAAAACATTCGGGATACCCATCGATTCGCCTGCCATAAAATAGAAAGCAATTAGCAGTAATGAGAGTATCATTCCCGAAACGCCATAATACACAAGGCTTTTTCTTCCCACCTTATCTATTATGAACACTGCAAGAACTGTGGTGAGCATATTGACAAGTCCGACAAGTACTTGATAAAAAAGAGAGTCACCACCGGAAAGACCTGCATTTTCAAAGATAGTCGGTCCATAATAGAGTACAGCGTTCACGCCCATAAACTGGCCTAATATTGCTATACATACACCTATCACAACAGCTTTTAAAATACCCGGTTTCATCAACGATGACCATTCTGATTTTGTATCAGCATCAACAACCTGGCGGGTAATACCTACTTGATTTTTAGCTTCTCCCACTGAGTTATAGATACGAACAAGAATATTGTTTGCCTTTGCATCCTGACCTTTTAAGATAAGCCAACGTGGACTCTCTGGTATAAAGAAAATGATAAGGAAAAAGAATACAGCCGGTAATGATTCCATCCCAAGCATGCCTCTCCATATTTCTGAAACAAAGATTTTATCGAGTAGTGGAGTACCTGAAATAACTCCCGTTTCAGCCCATAACATTAACTGATAGTTCATTAGGTAAGCACCTAAAAAACCAACTGTTACTGCTAATTGATACAAAGAAACCAATCGGCCCCGATATTGCGGTACAGAAACTTCGGATATATACAATGGTGAAATAATAGAAACAACACCTATTCCTACCCCACCAATAATACGATAAACAACCAGCTGGTCGAAATTAGAACATAAAGCACAACCTATGCCGGAAGCGGAAAATAACATGGCAGAAATAAGCATCGTTTTCTTTCTACCAATATGATCGCTTAAAACTCCGGCAGATAAGACTCCAATGATAGATCCGACCAAAGCGCAACCCACATACCAACCTTGTTGCATGGCATCTAGATGGAAAAGAGTAGTAACCTGAGCGATCGTTCCAGAAATTACAGCCGTGTCATATCCAAACAGGAAGCCTCCTAATGCAGCTACTACAGAAAGAAAGATTAAATATCCCGTGTTAACTTGTGAGTTCATCTGCATCATTTTATTTGAAAGTATTCTTTATATCTGTCGTAAAGGTGACCGGCTTGTAAATAAGCCGATTGCGGACTCATAAAATGAGAGAATTCAAAGGTTATCGCTTTATCGTAACCTGCCCGTTGGGCTGCCTCAAGTTTCATTCTGAGCTTATCAAACTTAATAGGAAAAAAATGGATTGGCATATCACGGTCAAAAGATTCAGCATTTGTCCAGCATTGCATACCATATTTATTCGCCAGTTTCTTGTTCACTGAAAAGAAAGCATCCAATTCATCATAATCAATATGTCCATCTTGAAAAGCACAAGCATCTACTACATCATGAATTCCATCAAAGATCTCATTCCATTCTCTTTCGTGTTCTTCCACAGAAACAGCATCTTCACGAGTAAGCTTCTCCGTACCCATCACTGCTTTCTTTCCGTCAATCCAAGGAGAGATAAATGTGGGCAGACCACCAGACACATCTTTGCACTGTTTCCCCATCGCACGAAAAGCGCCAATGGCTCCTTTGGTTTTACGACTAATCTCACCACTAATATACCATCCGCCAAAGCTTTTGTACTTCTCTCCGTAGTTTTTCCAGACTTCGTCAATCACATATTTATTATCTTCTATCTCCCAACTTAAATCACCGGTATCCCAGTATTTACCGGAATCATACAGACCAAAATAGAATTTCATTCCGTATTTCTCTGCAAGACGAAGATACATATCCACTAAATCGACAGAAGGCATGTAGCATCCTTTTCCCAAAAGATACTTAGAAGGATACGTCATAAACTTGCGATAGCCCGAACGAATTAGAATAACCGTATCAATGCCAATGTTCTTCATGTGCTGGAAATCCAGATCCCATTCTTTCTCTCCCCAATTTTGATGAGGAATATCATGGGATATTTCATCGAGAAAAGTACCGGATATCTTCAGCCCCTTATTAGGAGGAACAATCAGTTTACTTCCTGATGACGTTTTAGTTCCTGCCAGAATTGTCGTATCCTCCGGCCGGTTTAATCCAAATAACGAAGGTGCTACTAAGGCTGAAGCTCCGGCTAAAGCAGCTTTTTTCAGGAAGTCTCTACGATCGTTTGTTTTCATATAATTAAGACTTTTAAAAAATAAGTAAAGTATTAAGGTGGTTCTCTAAATGCAAATATACACACTTTTATTAAATAAGCAACAAATAATAAATTATTTTATTATATAACCCTATTTTTATTCTAAATATTTATAAAACCCTCCTCATTTAGCCTAATACAATGATTTTGAGATAATAAAATAGCTCTATTTGCATTAATCGGCTTCGTTTAGAGAAGAAATATAGCCTATACAAATAAACAAAATGACACAAAACTGAAACATTATTAAATTTATTTGGTATATTTGCATGAAACGCACAACAAATTAAGTTATGAACCAACAATTCCTCAAAGAGATAGAGATAGGATCTAAAAATGCACTTGTCAAAAAGCGCATCATTACACATTATATATATAATGGTAGCTCTACCATAACGGATCTATCGAAAGAGCTGGACTTGAGTGTGCCCACCGTCACTAAGTTCATTGGCGAAATGTGCGAGGACGGATATCTTAATGACTATGGAAAGCTTGAAACGAGCGGCGGCAGACATCCAAGTTTATATGGACTGAATCCGGAATCAGGTTACTTCATCGGAGTAGATATTAAAAAATTCGCTATTAACATCGGTATCATCAACTTCAAAGGTGATATGGCGGAGCTTAAAATGAACATTCCTTATAAACTTGAGAACTCTATTGAAGGAATGAACGAATTATGTAAACTTGTCCTAAACTTCATCAAAAAGCTAACAATTAATAAGGAGAAAATTCTAAATATCAACTTCAATATCTCCGGACGTGTGAATCCCGAGTCGGGATATAGCTTCAGCCTGTTTAACTTTGAAGAACGTCCACTTGCCGAGGTACTGACCGAAAAGCTTAAATACAAGGTTACCATAGACAATGACACACGTGCGATGACTTACGGTGAATACATGCAAGGATGTGTAAAGGGAGAAAAGGACATCATTTTCGTCAACGTAAGTTGGGGTATTGGGATTGGTATCATCATCGATGGAAAAGTGTACAACGGAAAATCGGGGTTTGCCGGAGAGTTCGGACACGTCAACACATTCGATAATGAGATTATCTGTCACTGCGGCAAGAAAGGTTGCCTGGAAACAGAGGCGTCGGGAGCTGCACTTCATCGCATCTTGCTCGAACGAGTGCGAAATGGCGAGAATTCAATTCTAACAGAACGAATAGCAACAGAAAACGAAAACCCGCTAACACTCGACGAAATTATTTCAGCAGTAACCAAAGAAGATCTGCTATGCATCGAAATCGTTGAGGAAATAGGGCAAAAGTTAGGCAAACAGATTGCCGGATTGATCAACATATTCAATCCGGAGTTGGTCATTATCGGTGGCACCCTGTCACTAACGGAAGATTACATAACTCAGCCTATCAAGACAGCTATTCGGAAATACTCTTTAAACCTGGTCAACAAAGACTCAGTCATCATGACTTCAAAACTGAAAGACCGTGCAGGAATCGTAGGAGCATGCATGCTAGCCAGAAGCCGCATGTTCGAAGATTAATCACTTAAACATCGAAGGAATGAGCCATCTCCCTGCTGAAAATATCTTGTAAAAGAGCTATTTCCTTTGCATAGATGGTTTTCTTTCGCTGTACAAAATATAATGTATTGATAAGTGGGGAACTTCCTTCCCAAACGAGTTGAATCTTACCCTTGTCTAATTCCTTCCCACCCAAGAAATCTGGAATTACAGCAAACCCTTCCTTATCTGATATGCAACGAATAATCGAACTTAGATTAGGAACAATATAGCTCGGCTCAAATTCAGCCCGCTTCTTAAAGTTGTGCAACCAAAAGTTCCTAAGATGTTCCATATCGCCTGTTGTTCCAAACCAAGTCTGCACGTTTAACCATTTCTCACAAGCTTTGATGTCAGCTTGTGCTGCTATTGCCTTAAACTCTGAAACATCACTTTTCGAACCGGCAACCAGTATCAACTGTTCTTTTGAAAAAGGCGTATAAGATACATTCAGTGAATCATCTTTCTGCGGAGTTATCACAAAATCGAGTAATCCTTTATCAAGGGAACTAAGCATCTCCTGATAGTCGCCAAATCTGGATATTAAGTTAAACGGCAACTCGCTTATATAAGGTTCCAACACAAACTGAAAAGTTTCAAAACACATACCAATACTGATACCGACACGATTGGATGCACAATTCCTGAAGAAATGTTTTTCCGCTGTTTCCAATTGCTTCACCGGATCAACAATTGCGTTATAGAGCATCTTACCATGTTCGGTAGGCAACATCTTGCGTGTGCCTCTATCGAATAACTTATAGCCTATATGCGCCTCCAAAGAATTCAGGTGCAGACTCACTCCGGGTTGGGAAATATATAATTTATTTGCCGCCGAAGTGAGTGAACCCGTTTCGTAGATAGCTTTAAAAGTCCTAAACCATTCAAAATTAACCATATCTTACATCTATCATAATTATGATGCAAATATATGAATTATATTATTTTATTTATGCGAATAATCTATGTAATTTTGCAGCATAAACAAAATGAGATAAAAAGATGAAGAAGATTTATGTAATAAACGGGGCACCAAAGTTTGCCCACTCAGGTGGAGAGTTCAATAAGACTCTTTCCTCATGGACTATTGATTATTTTAATAGTCTTGGGAACTACGAGATGAAATACACGGATATAAATGAGGAATATAGCCTGGAAGAAGAAGTCGCTAAATATGTATGGGCTGATCTGGTTATCTACCATACCCCGATCTGGTGGTTCCAGATACCCAATGAATTCAAGAAATTCTTTGATGAGGTACTGACAGCGGGACACAAAAATGGGATATACTTTAGTGACGGCAGGCGTTCAGCAAATCCCAAGAGAAACTATGGTAAAGGCGGATTATTGCAAGGCAAAAAGTACATGCTTACCACAACGTGGAATGCTCCGTTGGAAGCTTTCACACTCGAAGATGAGTTCTTTCAGCAACACAGCGTTGATGAAGGTGTCATGTTCGGCTTTCATAAGATGAATGCCTTCATTGGCATGAGCCAGCTTGAGAGTTTCCATTTTTATGATATCATGAAAGCGCCCGACATAGAGTACTATCACAAAGTATATAAAGAGCATTTAGATCAAATCATTCAATCATTATAGAACAAGCGGGTTTAATTATTTGTTTCATTAGAAATAATACAGAAAAGATTATGGAGACATTTACATTAAACAACGGAGTAAACATTCCTTCCATAGGCCTTGGCGTATGGCGAATTGATGATGCGGAGATTGCTTATAAAACGATAGAACTGGCTTTATCTTTAGGCTACAGACATATTGATACTGCTATGATTTACGGAAACGAAGAGGCTGTAGGAAAGGCTATCAAAGATTCCGGCATAGCGCGAGAAGAGATTTTCTTAACCACCAAACTATGGAATGATGACCAACGGTCGGGCAGAGTAGCGGAAGCAATAGATGCCAGCCTGGAAAGATTGGGGATGGACTACGTCGACTTATACTTGGTTCACTGGCCGGTCAAAGAAACGTATGTAAGTGTATGGAAAAAGATGGAAGAGGTTTATAAAAGCGGCAAAGCCAAAGTGATTGGCGTGAGCAACTATCAGCCTCATCATCTTGACGATTTATTGCAAGTTGCCGAAGTGGTGCCTGCGGTCAATCAGATAGAGTGTAATCCTTATCTCACGCAAGAGGCTGTTATCGCATATTGCAAAGGAAAGGGTATTTATCCAGAAGCTTGGGGACCGTTAGGTGCAGGCAAAACGGATTTATTGATTGATCCTGTCATTACTGACATTGCTAAAGCTCATGGTAAATCTGCTGCTCAAGTGGTTTTACGCTGGAATGTTCAATGCAATGTCATTGTGATACCTAAATCGGTACACAAAGACCGATTAATTGAGAATCTGAGCGCTACCGACTTCACTCTCACAGCAGAGGAAATCGAACAGATAAGCAGTCTGGACAAGAATCTACGATTAGGTTCTCATCCTGATGACTTCGATTTCTAATAGCCTCTTCCACAAGAAGTCTTTGTATAAGCCTAGTGGAAAAAGGAAAAATC contains these protein-coding regions:
- a CDS encoding AGE family epimerase/isomerase, coding for MVFKELAAQYKTELLDGVLPFWLNNSQDKEFGGYFTCLDRDGSVFDTDKFVWLQGREVWMFSMLYNKVEKRKEWLDCAVQGGEFLKKFGHDGNYNWYFSLDREGRPLVEPYNIFSYTFATMAFGQLSLATGNQEYADIAKKTFEIILSKVENPKGKWNKLHPGTRDLKNFALPMILCNLALEIEHLLDEDYLKQTIETCIHEVMDVFYRPELGGIIIENVTTDGQLSNTFDGRLVNPGHSIEAMWFIMDLGKRLNRPDLIEKAKDITLTMVKYGWDEQYGGIFYFKDRLGCPPQQLEWDQKLWWVHIETLISLLKGYQLTGSQECLEWFEKVHDYVWTHFKDPEYSEWFGYLDRRGEVLLPLKGGKWKGCFHVPRGLYQCWKVLEELDKLK
- a CDS encoding sugar porter family MFS transporter → MNSQVNTGYLIFLSVVAALGGFLFGYDTAVISGTIAQVTTLFHLDAMQQGWYVGCALVGSIIGVLSAGVLSDHIGRKKTMLISAMLFSASGIGCALCSNFDQLVVYRIIGGVGIGVVSIISPLYISEVSVPQYRGRLVSLYQLAVTVGFLGAYLMNYQLMLWAETGVISGTPLLDKIFVSEIWRGMLGMESLPAVFFFLIIFFIPESPRWLILKGQDAKANNILVRIYNSVGEAKNQVGITRQVVDADTKSEWSSLMKPGILKAVVIGVCIAILGQFMGVNAVLYYGPTIFENAGLSGGDSLFYQVLVGLVNMLTTVLAVFIIDKVGRKSLVYYGVSGMILSLLLIAFYFMAGESMGIPNVFLLIFFLFYIFCCAISICAVVWVLLSEMYPIKVRGLAMSIAGFSLWVGTYLIGQLTPWMLQNLSPAGTFILFAVMCIPYMLIVWKFVPETTGKSLEEIEKYWNK
- a CDS encoding DUF4434 domain-containing protein; amino-acid sequence: MKTNDRRDFLKKAALAGASALVAPSLFGLNRPEDTTILAGTKTSSGSKLIVPPNKGLKISGTFLDEISHDIPHQNWGEKEWDLDFQHMKNIGIDTVILIRSGYRKFMTYPSKYLLGKGCYMPSVDLVDMYLRLAEKYGMKFYFGLYDSGKYWDTGDLSWEIEDNKYVIDEVWKNYGEKYKSFGGWYISGEISRKTKGAIGAFRAMGKQCKDVSGGLPTFISPWIDGKKAVMGTEKLTREDAVSVEEHEREWNEIFDGIHDVVDACAFQDGHIDYDELDAFFSVNKKLANKYGMQCWTNAESFDRDMPIHFFPIKFDKLRMKLEAAQRAGYDKAITFEFSHFMSPQSAYLQAGHLYDRYKEYFQIK
- a CDS encoding ROK family transcriptional regulator; the protein is MNQQFLKEIEIGSKNALVKKRIITHYIYNGSSTITDLSKELDLSVPTVTKFIGEMCEDGYLNDYGKLETSGGRHPSLYGLNPESGYFIGVDIKKFAINIGIINFKGDMAELKMNIPYKLENSIEGMNELCKLVLNFIKKLTINKEKILNINFNISGRVNPESGYSFSLFNFEERPLAEVLTEKLKYKVTIDNDTRAMTYGEYMQGCVKGEKDIIFVNVSWGIGIGIIIDGKVYNGKSGFAGEFGHVNTFDNEIICHCGKKGCLETEASGAALHRILLERVRNGENSILTERIATENENPLTLDEIISAVTKEDLLCIEIVEEIGQKLGKQIAGLINIFNPELVIIGGTLSLTEDYITQPIKTAIRKYSLNLVNKDSVIMTSKLKDRAGIVGACMLARSRMFED
- a CDS encoding LysR family transcriptional regulator, which codes for MVNFEWFRTFKAIYETGSLTSAANKLYISQPGVSLHLNSLEAHIGYKLFDRGTRKMLPTEHGKMLYNAIVDPVKQLETAEKHFFRNCASNRVGISIGMCFETFQFVLEPYISELPFNLISRFGDYQEMLSSLDKGLLDFVITPQKDDSLNVSYTPFSKEQLILVAGSKSDVSEFKAIAAQADIKACEKWLNVQTWFGTTGDMEHLRNFWLHNFKKRAEFEPSYIVPNLSSIIRCISDKEGFAVIPDFLGGKELDKGKIQLVWEGSSPLINTLYFVQRKKTIYAKEIALLQDIFSREMAHSFDV
- a CDS encoding NAD(P)H-dependent oxidoreductase, with protein sequence MKKIYVINGAPKFAHSGGEFNKTLSSWTIDYFNSLGNYEMKYTDINEEYSLEEEVAKYVWADLVIYHTPIWWFQIPNEFKKFFDEVLTAGHKNGIYFSDGRRSANPKRNYGKGGLLQGKKYMLTTTWNAPLEAFTLEDEFFQQHSVDEGVMFGFHKMNAFIGMSQLESFHFYDIMKAPDIEYYHKVYKEHLDQIIQSL
- a CDS encoding aldo/keto reductase; translated protein: METFTLNNGVNIPSIGLGVWRIDDAEIAYKTIELALSLGYRHIDTAMIYGNEEAVGKAIKDSGIAREEIFLTTKLWNDDQRSGRVAEAIDASLERLGMDYVDLYLVHWPVKETYVSVWKKMEEVYKSGKAKVIGVSNYQPHHLDDLLQVAEVVPAVNQIECNPYLTQEAVIAYCKGKGIYPEAWGPLGAGKTDLLIDPVITDIAKAHGKSAAQVVLRWNVQCNVIVIPKSVHKDRLIENLSATDFTLTAEEIEQISSLDKNLRLGSHPDDFDF